From Caulobacter segnis, a single genomic window includes:
- a CDS encoding sialate O-acetylesterase, producing MRRLLLVACVAVLATPAVAARSTSTKGPDVYLLTGQSNMSGRGLLEELTPEERVADPAIRLYGNDGVTRPALDPLDDPTGQVDAVSTDVQAAVGPGLFFARTLRGLNGRPILMVPCAKGGSSIGQWKPGEGRDTLYGSCLARVREVGGKVRGILWYQGESDAGRADSAAGWRESFEALVARFRGDLKTKRLPLVLVQLANPPSPEVSAPRTYPSWAAIQAVQAGPMPACVAMVSAQGLPLKADTLHLTTAGQRELGGKLAEAMDGLRRRGCR from the coding sequence ATGCGTCGCCTGCTGCTGGTCGCCTGCGTCGCCGTCCTGGCCACGCCGGCCGTCGCCGCCCGCTCCACGTCCACGAAGGGGCCCGACGTCTATCTGCTGACCGGCCAGTCCAACATGTCGGGACGGGGCCTTCTGGAGGAGCTGACGCCCGAGGAGCGGGTCGCCGACCCGGCCATCCGGCTGTACGGCAACGACGGCGTGACCCGGCCGGCGCTGGATCCGCTGGACGATCCGACGGGCCAGGTCGACGCGGTCTCGACCGACGTCCAAGCGGCGGTCGGGCCGGGGTTGTTCTTCGCCCGGACCCTGCGCGGACTGAACGGCCGGCCGATCCTGATGGTCCCCTGCGCCAAGGGCGGCTCGTCGATCGGGCAATGGAAGCCGGGCGAAGGGCGAGACACCCTCTACGGTTCCTGCCTGGCGCGGGTCCGCGAGGTCGGCGGCAAGGTCCGGGGGATCCTCTGGTACCAGGGCGAGAGCGACGCCGGCCGCGCCGACTCCGCCGCCGGCTGGCGCGAGAGCTTCGAGGCGCTGGTCGCCCGGTTCCGGGGCGATCTGAAGACCAAGCGCCTGCCGCTGGTGCTGGTCCAGCTGGCCAACCCGCCGTCGCCCGAGGTCAGCGCGCCGCGCACCTATCCGTCCTGGGCGGCGATCCAGGCGGTCCAGGCCGGGCCCATGCCCGCCTGCGTGGCCATGGTCTCGGCCCAGGGGCTGCCGCTGAAGGCCGACACCCTGCACCTGACGACCGCCGGCCAGCGGGAGCTGGGCGGCAAGCTGGCCGAGGCGATGGACGGGCTGCGACGGCGGGGGTGCCGGTAG
- a CDS encoding DUF4893 domain-containing protein: MRAATAVVLSLLAASPALAASGDWRADARRDDIRRLERLDEAWDAALSQARGEGHGRELRALGALVDPRAALARPQPTPGGYRCRTVKLGSPGSGPSYVAYGWFRCRVALTPGGDLVLEKTTGSQRQAGNLYPEASRRLVFLGAVAWGTGEGRARYGRDADRDQVGVFERIGAGRYRLVLPWPRQESKLDILELRR; encoded by the coding sequence ATGCGCGCCGCGACCGCCGTCGTCCTTTCCCTGCTCGCCGCCAGCCCGGCCCTGGCCGCTTCGGGCGACTGGCGCGCCGACGCCCGCCGCGACGACATCCGACGGCTGGAGCGGCTGGACGAGGCCTGGGACGCGGCGCTGTCGCAGGCGCGGGGCGAGGGGCATGGTCGGGAGCTGCGGGCCCTGGGGGCGCTGGTCGACCCGCGCGCCGCCCTGGCCCGGCCCCAGCCGACGCCGGGCGGCTATCGCTGCCGGACCGTCAAGCTGGGCTCGCCGGGATCGGGTCCCTCCTACGTCGCCTATGGCTGGTTCCGCTGCCGCGTCGCGCTGACGCCGGGCGGCGACCTCGTCCTGGAGAAGACCACCGGCTCGCAGCGCCAGGCCGGCAACCTCTATCCCGAAGCGTCCAGGCGCCTGGTGTTCCTGGGCGCGGTCGCCTGGGGCACGGGCGAGGGCCGGGCCCGCTACGGCCGCGACGCCGACCGCGACCAGGTCGGGGTGTTCGAGCGGATCGGCGCGGGCCGCTATCGCCTGGTCCTGCCGTGGCCCAGGCAGGAGTCGAAGCTGGACATCCTGGAACTGCGGCGCTGA
- a CDS encoding M48 family metallopeptidase, translating to MAILARLTLPLLLAAACMVSGCAYNADLGRDQLLIVNDDSLARDGEKAWADTLRQSYVSKEPRKNARVQAVGERVIAAAGLANRPWDYAVFLDEAPNAFVLPGGHVGVTVGLLALVKNDDQLAAVIGHEAGHVVAHHAAERVSQERTSRILLGIAGAAAGGSDLGKLLKDHGGEAAKYGVLLPFSRKQELEADRLGVDFMARAGYRPREAVALWKSMEALDEAQGSKGGDALGSTHPSDAVRISELERYLTSRGW from the coding sequence ATGGCCATCCTCGCCCGCCTGACCCTGCCTTTGCTTCTGGCCGCCGCCTGCATGGTGTCGGGCTGCGCCTACAATGCCGACCTGGGCCGCGACCAGCTGCTGATCGTCAATGACGACAGCCTGGCCCGCGACGGCGAGAAGGCCTGGGCCGACACCCTGCGCCAGAGCTACGTGTCCAAGGAGCCGCGCAAGAACGCCCGCGTCCAGGCCGTGGGCGAGCGGGTGATCGCGGCGGCGGGCCTGGCCAACCGGCCGTGGGACTACGCGGTGTTCCTGGACGAGGCGCCCAACGCCTTCGTGCTGCCCGGCGGTCACGTCGGGGTGACCGTGGGCCTGCTGGCCCTGGTCAAGAACGACGACCAGCTGGCCGCCGTGATCGGCCACGAGGCCGGCCACGTCGTCGCCCACCACGCCGCCGAGCGCGTCTCGCAGGAGCGGACCTCGCGCATCCTGCTGGGCATCGCCGGGGCGGCGGCCGGGGGCAGCGACCTGGGCAAGCTCTTGAAGGATCACGGCGGCGAGGCGGCCAAGTACGGCGTGCTGCTGCCGTTCTCGCGCAAGCAGGAGCTGGAAGCCGACCGCCTGGGCGTCGACTTCATGGCCCGCGCCGGCTACCGCCCGCGCGAGGCGGTGGCGCTGTGGAAGAGCATGGAGGCGCTCGACGAGGCCCAGGGCAGCAAGGGCGGCGACGCGCTGGGCTCGACCCACCCCTCGGACGCGGTGCGGATTTCCGAGCTGGAACGATATCTGACCAGCCGGGGTTGGTAG
- a CDS encoding TetR/AcrR family transcriptional regulator has translation MPEDSEAPPEKGTRKPRADSLRNRDLLLGAAKAAFAETGAEAPLEDIARRAGVGIGTLYRHFPTREALVAAVYAREIEQLAASADALLARGPAGQALGDWLNVLIDYMATKRVIAPALRADPGEGSKLYASSGSTILATLQRLTDAAHAAGDIRPDIGFEDILRMMSGLSQGYEQPGWDAGARRLLSVMMAGLRA, from the coding sequence ATGCCCGAAGATTCTGAAGCTCCTCCCGAGAAGGGGACCCGCAAGCCCCGCGCCGACAGCCTGCGCAACCGCGACCTGCTGCTGGGGGCGGCCAAGGCGGCCTTCGCCGAGACCGGGGCCGAAGCGCCGCTGGAGGACATCGCGCGCCGGGCCGGCGTGGGCATCGGCACGCTCTATCGCCACTTCCCCACCCGCGAGGCGCTGGTGGCGGCGGTCTATGCGCGCGAGATCGAGCAGCTGGCGGCCTCGGCCGACGCTCTGCTGGCCCGAGGGCCGGCGGGCCAGGCCCTGGGCGACTGGCTGAATGTGCTGATCGACTACATGGCCACCAAGCGCGTCATCGCCCCGGCGCTGCGCGCCGATCCGGGCGAGGGCTCGAAACTCTACGCCAGCTCGGGCTCGACGATCCTGGCGACGTTGCAAAGGCTGACCGACGCCGCCCACGCGGCCGGCGACATCCGCCCCGACATCGGCTTCGAGGATATTCTGAGGATGATGAGCGGGCTCAGCCAGGGCTACGAACAACCCGGCTGGGACGCCGGCGCGCGAAGGCTGCTCAGCGTGATGATGGCGGGGCTGCGGGCCTAG
- the clpB gene encoding ATP-dependent chaperone ClpB, with protein MNIDLYSDRAKQAVQSAQSLALARGHQQFAPEHILKVLLEEKDGLSRALIQSAGGRPDQLDGGVETLLAKTPRVDGAGGQLYMKPDTARVFAEAEKAAKAAGDAFVTTERLLIAVAKEGGDAAKLFKEAGASAQALETAANAIRKGRTADNANAEEGYEALKRYARDLTAAARDGKLDPVIGRDEEIRRTIQVLSRRTKNNPVLIGEPGVGKTAIVEGLALRIINGDVPESLKDKKLLSLDMGSLIAGAKYRGEFEERLKAVLAEVTAAEGSIILFIDEMHTLVGAGKSDGAMDASNLLKPALARGELHCVGATTLDEYRKHVEKDAALARRFQPVFVQEPTVEDTISILRGLKEKYEVHHGVRISDSAIVAAATLSNRYIADRFLPDKAIDLVDEASSRVRMAIDSKPEELDEIDRRLVQLKIEREALSKETDSASRQRLENLEVEVDDLQFRSDEMTAKWKAEKEKVGGAAQAREALDRLRADLANAQRAGDFARAGQIQYGEIPALERRLEEAEQGDTQALTPEVVDAEQIAAVVSRWTGVPVEKMLEGEREKLLKMEDELRGRVVGQDEALAAVSDAVRRARAGLQDPSKPIGSFLFLGPTGVGKTELTKSLAEFLFADEHAITRMDMSEYMEKHSVSRLIGAPPGYVGYDEGGALTEAVRRRPYQVVLFDEIEKAHPDVFNVLLQVLDDGRLTDGQGRTVDFRNTLIIMTSNLGAEFLANQEEGEDVEAVRPMVMNMVRGHFRPEFLNRIDEIILFKRLSRAHMGDIVKIQLQRVEKLLTDRRMTLSIDAEALNWIADKGYDPVYGARPLKRVIQKELVDPIARKLLAGEIEDGGVIAVGVADGQLSFGKATLQ; from the coding sequence ATGAACATCGATCTCTATTCGGACCGCGCCAAACAGGCGGTCCAGTCGGCCCAGAGCCTGGCCCTCGCGCGAGGCCATCAGCAGTTCGCGCCCGAACACATCCTCAAGGTCCTGCTCGAGGAGAAGGACGGCCTTTCCCGCGCCCTGATCCAGAGCGCCGGCGGCCGCCCCGACCAATTGGACGGCGGCGTCGAGACCCTGCTGGCCAAGACCCCGCGCGTCGACGGCGCCGGCGGCCAGCTGTACATGAAGCCCGACACCGCCCGCGTCTTCGCCGAGGCCGAGAAGGCCGCCAAGGCGGCGGGCGACGCCTTCGTCACCACCGAGCGCCTGCTGATCGCCGTCGCCAAGGAAGGCGGCGACGCGGCCAAGCTGTTCAAGGAGGCCGGCGCCTCGGCCCAGGCCCTGGAGACCGCCGCCAACGCCATCCGCAAGGGCCGCACCGCCGACAACGCCAACGCCGAGGAAGGCTACGAGGCGCTGAAGCGCTACGCCCGCGACCTGACGGCGGCGGCCCGCGACGGCAAGCTGGATCCGGTGATCGGCCGCGACGAGGAAATCCGCCGCACGATCCAGGTCCTGTCGCGCCGCACCAAGAACAACCCCGTCCTGATCGGCGAGCCCGGCGTCGGCAAGACCGCCATCGTCGAAGGCCTGGCGCTGCGCATCATCAACGGCGACGTGCCCGAGAGCCTGAAGGACAAGAAGCTGCTGTCGCTGGACATGGGCAGCCTGATCGCCGGCGCGAAGTATCGCGGCGAATTCGAGGAACGGCTCAAGGCCGTGCTGGCCGAGGTCACCGCCGCCGAGGGCTCGATCATCCTGTTCATCGACGAGATGCACACCCTGGTCGGGGCCGGCAAGTCGGACGGGGCGATGGACGCCTCCAACCTCCTGAAGCCCGCCCTGGCGCGCGGCGAGCTGCACTGCGTCGGCGCCACCACGCTGGACGAGTACCGCAAGCACGTCGAGAAGGACGCGGCCCTGGCCCGTCGCTTCCAGCCGGTGTTCGTGCAGGAGCCGACGGTCGAGGACACCATCTCGATCCTGCGCGGCCTGAAGGAGAAGTACGAGGTCCACCACGGGGTGCGCATCTCGGACAGCGCCATCGTGGCCGCCGCGACGCTCAGCAACCGCTACATCGCCGACCGCTTCCTGCCGGACAAGGCGATCGATCTCGTGGACGAGGCCTCCAGCCGCGTGCGCATGGCGATCGACTCAAAGCCGGAAGAGCTGGACGAGATCGACCGCCGCCTGGTGCAGCTGAAGATCGAGCGCGAGGCCCTGTCCAAGGAAACCGACAGCGCCTCGAGGCAGCGCCTCGAAAACCTGGAAGTCGAAGTGGACGACCTGCAGTTCCGCAGCGACGAGATGACCGCCAAGTGGAAGGCCGAAAAGGAAAAGGTCGGCGGCGCGGCGCAAGCCCGCGAGGCCCTCGATCGCCTGCGCGCCGACCTGGCCAACGCCCAGCGCGCCGGCGACTTCGCCCGCGCCGGCCAGATCCAGTACGGCGAGATCCCGGCCCTGGAGCGCCGCCTGGAGGAAGCCGAGCAGGGCGACACCCAGGCCCTGACGCCCGAGGTCGTCGACGCCGAGCAGATCGCCGCCGTGGTCAGCCGCTGGACCGGCGTGCCGGTCGAGAAGATGCTGGAAGGCGAGCGCGAGAAGCTCTTGAAGATGGAGGACGAGCTGCGCGGTCGCGTGGTCGGCCAGGACGAGGCGCTGGCCGCCGTTTCCGACGCCGTCCGCCGCGCGCGGGCCGGCCTGCAGGATCCGTCCAAGCCGATCGGCAGCTTCCTGTTCCTGGGCCCGACGGGCGTGGGCAAGACCGAGCTGACCAAGAGCCTGGCCGAGTTCCTGTTCGCCGACGAGCACGCCATCACCCGCATGGACATGTCCGAGTACATGGAAAAGCACTCGGTCAGCCGGCTGATCGGCGCGCCTCCCGGCTATGTCGGCTACGACGAGGGCGGGGCGCTGACGGAGGCCGTGCGCCGGCGTCCGTACCAGGTCGTGCTGTTCGACGAGATCGAGAAGGCCCATCCGGACGTCTTCAACGTGCTGCTGCAGGTGCTGGACGACGGTCGCCTGACCGACGGCCAGGGGCGTACGGTCGACTTCCGCAACACGCTGATCATCATGACCAGCAACCTGGGCGCCGAGTTCCTGGCCAACCAGGAAGAGGGTGAGGACGTCGAGGCCGTCCGGCCGATGGTGATGAACATGGTGCGCGGCCACTTCCGCCCCGAGTTCCTCAACCGGATCGACGAAATCATCCTGTTCAAGCGCCTCAGCCGCGCGCACATGGGCGACATCGTCAAGATCCAGCTGCAACGGGTCGAGAAGCTGCTGACCGACCGCCGCATGACGCTGTCGATCGACGCCGAGGCCCTGAACTGGATCGCCGACAAGGGCTATGACCCGGTCTATGGCGCGCGCCCCCTCAAGCGCGTGATCCAGAAGGAGCTGGTCGACCCGATCGCCCGCAAGCTGCTGGCCGGCGAGATCGAGGACGGCGGCGTCATCGCCGTCGGCGTCGCGGACGGCCAGCTGTCGTTCGGCAAGGCGACCCTGCAGTAA
- a CDS encoding SDR family NAD(P)-dependent oxidoreductase, with translation MSTPFGATSTTDDVLAGVDLSGKRVLVTGVSAGLGVETARVLAAHGADVVGAARDLQKAEGATAVVREAAAAGGGSLTLIELDLADLKSVRAAADALVKDGRTFDLVIANAGVMAPPFGKTKDGFETQFGTNHLGHFVFVNRIASLLKAGSRVVSLASAGHRFSDVDLEDPNFETTEYTPFGAYGRSKTANVLFAVEFDRRHKDRGVRATAVHPGGIQTELSRHMDPVFIQQWMDQLNAEAAAAGQPPIQLKTIPQGAATSVWAGVVAPADAVGGRYCEDCHVAELTDNDSLLRAGVRPYALDPARAQALWALSETMVGETF, from the coding sequence ATGAGCACTCCATTCGGCGCCACATCCACCACCGACGACGTCCTGGCCGGCGTCGATCTTTCGGGCAAGCGCGTGCTGGTCACCGGCGTCTCGGCCGGCCTGGGCGTCGAGACCGCCCGCGTCCTGGCCGCTCACGGCGCGGATGTCGTCGGCGCGGCCCGCGACCTCCAGAAGGCGGAAGGCGCGACCGCCGTCGTCCGCGAGGCGGCGGCCGCCGGCGGCGGGTCGCTGACCCTGATCGAGCTGGACCTGGCCGACCTGAAGAGTGTCCGCGCCGCCGCCGACGCCCTGGTCAAGGACGGCCGGACCTTTGACCTCGTCATCGCCAACGCCGGCGTCATGGCTCCGCCTTTCGGCAAGACCAAGGACGGCTTCGAGACCCAGTTCGGCACCAACCACCTGGGCCACTTCGTGTTCGTCAACCGCATCGCCAGCCTGCTGAAGGCCGGCTCGCGGGTGGTGTCGCTGGCCTCGGCCGGCCACCGCTTCTCGGATGTCGATCTCGAGGATCCCAATTTCGAGACGACCGAGTACACGCCGTTCGGCGCCTATGGCCGCTCCAAGACCGCCAATGTCCTGTTCGCCGTCGAGTTCGACCGCCGGCACAAGGATCGCGGCGTGCGGGCCACCGCCGTGCATCCGGGCGGCATCCAGACCGAGCTTTCCCGCCACATGGACCCGGTCTTCATCCAGCAGTGGATGGACCAGCTGAACGCCGAGGCCGCCGCCGCGGGCCAGCCGCCGATCCAGCTGAAGACCATTCCGCAGGGGGCGGCGACCAGCGTCTGGGCCGGGGTCGTGGCGCCGGCGGACGCGGTCGGCGGCCGCTACTGCGAGGACTGCCATGTGGCCGAGCTGACCGACAACGACTCGCTGCTCCGCGCCGGCGTTCGGCCCTACGCCCTCGACCCCGCCCGCGCCCAAGCCCTGTGGGCGCTGAGCGAGACGATGGTCGGCGAGACGTTCTGA